DNA sequence from the Halorussus sp. MSC15.2 genome:
GCCGGGACCGCCTCGAAGGCGCGAGGATGCCGGAGGTGTTCCCCGCTCACACCGCTGCGGACATCGAACCGCTGTTCCGGGCCGCGGTCGAGGACGGCGACGCCGGTAGTACGACGACCGAGTTCGGCGGTCGGAACTGGCGGGTCTGGGCCGCGCCCCTGCGCGACGCGGACGGCGACGTCTTTGCCGGACTGAGTTTCACGCAGGACATCACCGAACAGGTCGAACGCGAGCGGAAACTGGAGGAGACCGTCGAGAAACTCGAGGAGTCGAACGAGCGACTCGAATCGTTCGCCAGCATGCTCGCCCACGAACTCCGCAACCCCGTCACCATCGGTCAGATATACACCCGCCAGCTCCCGGACGGGACCGACGCGGAGGCCGTCGAGTACGTCAGGGAAGCGTTCGACCGCATCGAGGACATGATAGAGGTGATGCTGATTCTGACCCGGGGTCGGGACGCGGTCGGCGCGAGCAGTCCGCTGTCACTGGCGGACGCGGTTCGGGACGCGTGGGAGGGGGTAGACGCGGTCCACGCGACGCTCGACGTGGCTATCGACGAGGTGGTACGGGCCGACGAGACGTACGTCAGGCACCTGTTCCGGAACCTCTTCGAGAACGCCGTACAGCACGGCGGTGCGGACGCGACCGTCCGCGTCGGGAGGCTACCGGATGGATTCTACGTGGCCGACGACGGCGAGGGCATCCCGCCCGAGGACCGCGACGACGTCTTCGAAGTCGGGTTCACGACGGCGGCCAGCGAAGGCGGAACCGGACTGGGACTCGCGTTCGTCGAGGAGTTAGCCGAGGTGTACGGGTGGACGTGCGACGTGACCGAAAGCGAGGCGGGCGGCGCGCGCTTCGAGTTCAGGAACGTGGAGTTCGTCTCGGAAGAGTGAACAGTCGGCAGGAGAACCGAGAACAGGCAACTTTTTCCACGCCGTTCCCGACAGTTCGCGTATGAACCTCTCCGAGGAGCAACGGGCCATCCGCGACGTGGTACGGGAGTTCGCCGTCGAGGAGATACGCCCGACCGCGGCCGAGTGCGACGAGGAACAGACGTTTCCGGAGGACGTGTGGGACGGGCTGGCGGACCTCGACATGACCAGTCTCACGGTGCCAGAGGAGTACGGCGGTCTCGACGTGGACCGCCTGACCTACAGCGTCGTCAACGAGGAGGTCGCGTACGGGATGCTCTCGGTGGCGACCGCGCTGTCGGTCCACAGCCTCGCCACCTCCTGCATCGCTGAGTTCGGCGACGAGGACCAGAAGGAGCGGTGGCTCCCCGACATGGCCGAGGGCCGCCCCGTCGGTGCGTTCGCGCTCTCGGAGCCACAGGCCGGGTCGAACCCCGCCGAGATGACCACCGAGGCGAGGCGAGTCGAACGTGCCGACGGGCACGCCGGCGACGAGTACGTCATCAACGGGAAGAAGCAGTGGATAACCAACGGCGAGCGGTCGGGCGTTGTCGTCCTGTTCGCCAAGACCGACCGCGAGGACCCCCGGTCGGTCACGCAGTTCGTCGTCCCGAAGGACGCCGACGGACTGGAGGTCGGCAAGAAGGAGGACAAACTCGGCCTGCGGGCCAGCGACACCACCAGCCTGATTTTCGACGACGTGCGCATC
Encoded proteins:
- a CDS encoding acyl-CoA dehydrogenase family protein, whose protein sequence is MNLSEEQRAIRDVVREFAVEEIRPTAAECDEEQTFPEDVWDGLADLDMTSLTVPEEYGGLDVDRLTYSVVNEEVAYGMLSVATALSVHSLATSCIAEFGDEDQKERWLPDMAEGRPVGAFALSEPQAGSNPAEMTTEARRVERADGHAGDEYVINGKKQWITNGERSGVVVLFAKTDREDPRSVTQFVVPKDADGLEVGKKEDKLGLRASDTTSLIFDDVRIPAENRLTEEGKGLSAAFHILTGGRIGIASQSVGLAQSALDEAVAYAQDREQFDKPIADIQTIRHKLADMKTQLEAARLLTRDAARREDEGETVEMAASMAKYFASEAAVDVTNEAVQIHGGYGYTTDFDVERLYRDSKITTIYEGTSEIQKKVIARNLLE